One genomic region from Leptolyngbyaceae cyanobacterium JSC-12 encodes:
- a CDS encoding hypothetical protein (IMG reference gene:2510096944): METFISLVIGIGLSAAAGFRLLVPFLALSVAAVFGHFPISPEMEWLNSFPALEALAVGLLLEILAFYIPWFDHLLDAITFPASILAGILITASFTSHLDPFLQWSLAIVAGGGAAAAAKTLAGSTRVTSTLTTGGFGNFIVATLEVLGAIALSTLALVLPKLAIVLVPMLIGVLAWQGYRIWKSKQSPTLSKSF, from the coding sequence ATGGAAACGTTTATTAGTCTTGTGATTGGCATTGGTTTAAGTGCAGCCGCTGGGTTTCGGTTATTAGTGCCATTTCTTGCCTTAAGTGTTGCGGCAGTGTTTGGTCATTTTCCCATTTCGCCAGAGATGGAGTGGCTCAATTCGTTCCCTGCGCTGGAAGCACTGGCAGTGGGCTTGCTGCTAGAAATTCTGGCATTTTACATCCCCTGGTTTGATCATTTGCTGGATGCAATTACATTCCCCGCCTCTATCCTTGCTGGAATTCTGATTACGGCTTCCTTTACCAGCCATCTTGATCCATTTCTGCAATGGAGTTTGGCGATCGTTGCGGGGGGTGGAGCCGCAGCCGCAGCCAAAACCCTAGCAGGTAGTACACGGGTCACCTCAACCCTGACAACGGGCGGGTTCGGCAATTTCATTGTGGCGACTCTGGAAGTTCTGGGTGCGATCGCCCTTTCAACTCTGGCACTGGTGCTGCCAAAATTGGCGATCGTGCTTGTACCGATGCTGATTGGAGTACTCGCCTGGCAAGGTTACCGGATTTGGAAAAGTAAGCAATCACCCACCTTGTCAAAATCCTTCTGA
- a CDS encoding hypothetical protein (IMG reference gene:2510096938): MTTSMSNFAESNFAEYVDQAAAMIGLPIPTEYHQSVVENFERIAAIAQLVLDFPLPEEIENAPVFDPE, from the coding sequence ATGACCACATCCATGTCTAATTTTGCTGAATCTAATTTTGCTGAATACGTTGATCAGGCTGCTGCCATGATCGGTTTACCTATTCCTACTGAATACCATCAAAGCGTTGTAGAGAATTTTGAACGTATCGCCGCGATCGCACAACTGGTGCTAGATTTTCCGTTACCAGAGGAAATTGAAAATGCCCCAGTTTTTGATCCTGAGTAA
- a CDS encoding NAD-dependent aldehyde dehydrogenase (IMG reference gene:2510096945~PFAM: Aldehyde dehydrogenase family): MGIATINPATGEVVRTFEALTDAELAEKVALAQETFEQYRETSFEQRSHWLKAAAAILDAEKETFGKLMTLEMGKPLKAAIAEVEKCALVCHFYADHAAEFLKDVPGQTDASKSFVRYQPLGVILAVMPWNFPFWQVFRFAAPALMAGNVGLLKHASNVPQSALAIEEILLRAGFPQGAFQTLLIGASKVAPLMEDFRIKAATLTGSEPAGASLAAAAGKQIKKVVLELGGSDPFIVMPSADLEIAVSTAVTARMINNGQSCIAAKRFIVADAIADEFETRLLAKYKDLKVGDPMMPDTDIGPLATPAILQDIVQQVEAIAQEGAKILIGGAQLERPGNYYPPTIITDIPNESKLAREEFFGPVALLFRVGDIDAAIRLANSTPFGLGSSAWTIDPAEQERFINEIEAGCVFINGMVKSDPRLPFGGIKRSGFGRELGIQGIHEFVNIKTVWVR; this comes from the coding sequence ATGGGTATCGCTACAATTAACCCGGCGACTGGTGAAGTGGTGAGGACATTTGAAGCGTTGACGGATGCGGAACTGGCGGAGAAGGTGGCGCTGGCGCAGGAGACGTTTGAGCAGTATCGAGAGACAAGTTTTGAGCAACGATCGCACTGGTTAAAAGCTGCCGCAGCTATCCTAGATGCTGAAAAGGAAACATTCGGTAAACTGATGACCCTGGAAATGGGGAAGCCCTTGAAGGCAGCGATAGCGGAAGTGGAGAAGTGTGCGCTGGTCTGTCATTTCTATGCTGACCATGCGGCTGAATTCCTGAAGGACGTTCCGGGACAAACCGATGCCAGCAAGAGTTTTGTACGCTATCAACCATTGGGCGTGATACTGGCAGTAATGCCATGGAATTTTCCCTTCTGGCAAGTGTTTCGCTTTGCGGCACCAGCGTTGATGGCTGGCAATGTGGGGTTACTAAAACACGCCTCCAATGTGCCCCAATCGGCACTGGCGATTGAAGAAATTTTGCTGAGAGCGGGTTTTCCACAGGGTGCGTTTCAAACGCTACTGATTGGTGCGAGCAAAGTGGCACCATTAATGGAAGATTTCCGCATTAAGGCGGCAACGTTGACTGGTAGTGAGCCAGCCGGAGCTAGCCTGGCAGCAGCGGCTGGTAAGCAGATTAAAAAAGTGGTACTGGAGTTGGGGGGCAGCGATCCATTTATTGTAATGCCCAGTGCAGATCTGGAGATAGCGGTTTCTACAGCGGTGACGGCTAGGATGATCAACAATGGGCAATCTTGCATTGCAGCGAAACGATTTATTGTGGCAGATGCGATCGCTGATGAATTTGAAACCAGGCTTTTGGCAAAATACAAAGATCTGAAAGTAGGCGACCCGATGATGCCTGATACGGATATTGGTCCCCTGGCGACGCCTGCAATTTTACAGGATATTGTGCAGCAGGTGGAGGCGATCGCCCAGGAAGGAGCCAAAATCCTGATCGGCGGCGCACAGTTGGAGCGCCCTGGCAACTACTACCCGCCCACCATCATTACCGATATTCCCAATGAGAGCAAATTAGCTAGAGAAGAATTTTTTGGTCCGGTGGCGCTGTTGTTCCGGGTCGGTGATATTGATGCAGCGATTCGTTTAGCGAATAGCACCCCTTTTGGACTTGGCTCTAGCGCCTGGACAATCGATCCGGCTGAACAGGAACGGTTTATTAACGAAATTGAGGCGGGATGCGTCTTCATTAATGGCATGGTTAAATCTGACCCCCGCTTACCCTTTGGTGGCATCAAGCGATCAGGCTTTGGTCGCGAACTCGGCATCCAGGGCATTCACGAATTTGTCAATATCAAAACTGTTTGGGTGAGGTAG
- a CDS encoding hypothetical protein (IMG reference gene:2510096947), with protein sequence MSIDTESKLFFRGFYIEIFLRLVAYLYKGSRNISWLLMSVAGRFSIIRVLAKKLAKQINLQQYKSCPESSIFQNVNVAEVVKELKQTGLSIGIRLPDGVLEEILEFAQSTPCYGDFEPHNGFLYSEKDEISQIRTFFTAQYFNTSLHPAIQTLARDPTLLEIAATYLNAEPIFTGSRLWWNFIVDDEKNYDSSKTITFFHYDLDDYACLRFFFYLTDVDINSGPHVCVLGSHSNKNLSHVILPVKRRSDENITAYYGADSIVAIYGSKGFGFAEDTFCYHKATRPLKQDRLMLQIQFAINNYGLHHDLKDVSLLTKIKD encoded by the coding sequence ATGTCTATAGATACGGAAAGTAAGCTTTTCTTTAGAGGGTTTTATATTGAAATCTTTCTGAGATTAGTAGCCTATCTTTACAAGGGAAGTCGAAATATAAGCTGGCTCTTAATGTCTGTGGCTGGTAGGTTTAGCATCATCCGCGTACTCGCTAAAAAGTTAGCTAAGCAGATAAATCTACAGCAATATAAATCCTGTCCTGAATCCTCTATTTTTCAAAATGTTAATGTAGCTGAGGTAGTAAAAGAATTAAAACAAACAGGATTATCTATTGGCATTAGATTGCCAGATGGAGTTTTAGAAGAAATCTTAGAGTTCGCCCAATCCACACCTTGTTATGGCGACTTCGAGCCTCACAATGGCTTTTTATACTCTGAGAAGGATGAAATAAGCCAGATTAGAACATTCTTTACAGCTCAATACTTTAATACAAGTTTACATCCAGCTATCCAGACTTTAGCTCGTGACCCGACACTACTCGAAATCGCAGCAACGTATCTCAATGCTGAGCCCATTTTCACTGGTAGCCGTCTCTGGTGGAACTTTATTGTTGATGATGAAAAAAACTATGATTCCAGCAAAACGATAACGTTTTTTCACTATGATTTAGATGATTATGCCTGCCTTAGATTCTTCTTTTATCTAACTGATGTTGATATCAACAGTGGACCCCATGTTTGCGTTTTAGGAAGTCATTCAAACAAAAATCTTTCCCATGTCATCTTGCCAGTTAAACGTCGCAGTGATGAGAATATTACTGCTTATTACGGAGCAGATAGCATAGTTGCCATCTACGGTTCTAAGGGCTTTGGATTTGCTGAAGATACATTTTGTTATCACAAAGCAACTCGACCTCTAAAACAAGACAGATTAATGCTTCAGATTCAGTTTGCTATTAATAACTATGGACTCCATCACGACTTAAAAGATGTTTCCCTGCTAACTAAAATAAAGGATTAA
- a CDS encoding daunorubicin resistance ABC transporter ATP-binding subunit (IMG reference gene:2510096942~PFAM: ABC transporter~TIGRFAM: daunorubicin resistance ABC transporter ATP-binding subunit) produces MAPAVLVEKLQKRYGSIEAVKDVSLQIEPGEIFGLLGPNGAGKTTTIRCLCTLAEPDAGRIEVCGISVTENPKLARQYLGYVAQEIALDKVLTGRELLELQASLYHLPRSLAKERIEIVLDQLGLQDYSDQKIGTYSGGLKKRLDLAAGLLHQPQVLVLDEPTVGLDIESRYTVWNFLRQIREAGTTVLLTSHYLEEIDMLADQVAIIDQGRIIASGTPSQLKDKVGGDRITLRIREFTPNDEAERVKSLLESVPVVQEVIINSAQGNSLNLVVSTQSDALSVVQRALQDAGLPTFGIAQSRPSLDDVYLAATGRTLLDADLAASATRDEKAERKKQMR; encoded by the coding sequence ATGGCTCCTGCGGTGCTAGTTGAAAAGTTGCAAAAACGTTACGGCTCTATCGAAGCGGTCAAAGATGTTTCGCTGCAAATTGAGCCGGGTGAAATCTTTGGCTTGCTGGGTCCTAATGGGGCGGGCAAAACTACAACCATTCGCTGCCTTTGCACGCTGGCAGAGCCAGATGCTGGACGCATCGAAGTATGCGGCATTTCGGTCACGGAAAATCCCAAATTGGCGCGGCAATATCTGGGATATGTAGCGCAAGAAATTGCTCTGGATAAAGTGCTGACTGGACGAGAATTGCTGGAGTTACAGGCTTCGCTTTACCATCTGCCGCGATCGCTGGCAAAAGAACGTATTGAAATCGTTCTGGATCAGCTTGGGCTGCAAGACTACAGCGATCAAAAAATTGGTACCTATTCTGGTGGCTTGAAAAAACGGCTTGATCTAGCGGCTGGTTTGTTACACCAACCACAAGTGCTAGTGCTGGATGAACCCACGGTCGGCTTAGATATTGAAAGCCGCTACACGGTTTGGAATTTTCTGCGCCAAATTCGTGAAGCCGGAACCACTGTGCTACTTACCAGTCACTACCTGGAAGAAATCGATATGCTGGCAGATCAGGTCGCGATTATCGATCAGGGGCGAATCATTGCCTCTGGAACCCCTTCCCAGTTGAAAGATAAAGTCGGGGGCGATCGTATCACGCTTCGCATCCGCGAATTCACACCCAACGACGAAGCTGAACGAGTCAAATCCCTTTTAGAATCCGTGCCTGTGGTGCAAGAAGTCATTATCAATTCCGCTCAAGGCAATTCCCTCAACCTAGTTGTTTCAACTCAAAGCGATGCGCTCTCAGTTGTACAACGCGCCCTCCAAGATGCGGGACTCCCCACCTTCGGCATTGCCCAATCTCGTCCCAGTTTGGATGATGTTTACCTTGCCGCTACCGGACGCACACTGCTCGATGCCGACCTTGCCGCCTCTGCCACCCGCGACGAAAAAGCTGAACGCAAAAAGCAAATGCGGTGA
- a CDS encoding SH3 domain-containing protein (IMG reference gene:2510096943~PFAM: Bacterial SH3 domain), translating to MQLNQVFLSVIAATVASFSMALPLFARPATLIAQEPNSRINVRSAPTTASSSPHYGIAGDRVEVMSCVIGSDQYSWNYVKFSSGAKGWVRGDFVRYNEGMAKYGILLGRDSRSPSASSRQRINVRSAPSINAPSPHFGLEGDIVQRLTQKTSNDGYVWQFVRFPSGAEGWVRGDLIQFMEEVGC from the coding sequence ATGCAATTGAATCAAGTGTTTTTGTCTGTGATCGCTGCAACGGTTGCTTCCTTTAGTATGGCGCTGCCCTTGTTTGCCCGTCCTGCAACCCTCATCGCTCAAGAACCTAACAGCCGCATCAATGTTCGATCGGCTCCCACTACCGCTTCCTCATCACCTCACTACGGGATTGCAGGCGATCGCGTTGAGGTAATGAGTTGCGTGATTGGTAGCGACCAGTATAGCTGGAACTATGTCAAGTTCTCATCCGGTGCAAAAGGCTGGGTACGGGGCGATTTCGTTCGCTACAACGAAGGCATGGCAAAGTATGGCATTTTGCTAGGTCGAGACAGTCGCTCGCCGTCTGCTTCCTCTCGGCAACGCATTAATGTGCGATCGGCTCCTTCCATTAATGCCCCATCGCCTCACTTTGGGTTGGAAGGCGACATTGTGCAGCGCCTGACCCAAAAGACTAGCAACGATGGGTACGTTTGGCAATTCGTGCGGTTCCCCTCTGGTGCCGAAGGCTGGGTGCGGGGCGATCTAATCCAGTTTATGGAAGAAGTTGGTTGTTAG
- a CDS encoding amidohydrolase, AtzE family (IMG reference gene:2510096939~PFAM: Amidase~TIGRFAM: amidohydrolase, AtzE family), with the protein MLQRFNLQAVILKLQFPPHLPQALQLPQPLPAQFPIPYSLLAMPSYPDATSIAQSIHNQEVSAKSVVAAALACIAAKNPSLNCFTTVLADQALAEAEALDEAIAQGQKPGPLAGVPFGVKDLFDIAGVITLAGSKINAERSPATQDATLITRLKQAGAILVGAQNMDEYAYGFVTENSHYGPSRNPHDPTRMTGGSSGGSVAAVASGMVPFSLGSDTNGSIRVPSAFCGIFGLKPTYGRLSRARTYPFVGSLDHLGPFARSVRDIALIFDLLQGADPDDPVCSKRPPQPCLPELAKGIEGLRIAIADDYFAKSAEPEALEAVTTVAQALSATQHVTIPEAHRARAAAFVITASEGSNLHLQDLRQRPQDFDFATRDRFLAGALIPAGWYLQAQKFRSWYRDRVRELFTQVDIILAPTTPCVAPLIGQKTLVLDGVEVLLRPNIGLFTQPLSFIGLPIINVPVQRLGKLPLGVQVIAAPYNEALVLRVAAYLETTGIVSAPVPLNSGKSSA; encoded by the coding sequence ATGCTCCAACGCTTCAATCTGCAAGCTGTAATCCTCAAGTTGCAATTCCCTCCTCACCTTCCCCAGGCTCTCCAGCTTCCTCAACCGCTACCCGCCCAATTCCCCATCCCTTACTCCCTCCTTGCCATGCCCTCCTATCCCGATGCCACTAGCATTGCTCAAAGTATTCATAATCAAGAAGTGTCTGCTAAGTCAGTAGTTGCCGCAGCCTTAGCCTGCATTGCCGCAAAAAATCCATCTCTTAACTGCTTTACAACAGTACTGGCAGATCAGGCATTGGCAGAGGCAGAAGCATTGGATGAGGCGATCGCGCAGGGGCAAAAGCCCGGACCTCTTGCAGGTGTGCCATTTGGCGTAAAAGATTTGTTTGATATTGCGGGCGTAATCACTTTAGCAGGCTCCAAGATTAACGCAGAACGTTCCCCCGCAACCCAAGACGCAACTCTAATCACTCGCTTGAAACAAGCAGGCGCGATTCTCGTTGGTGCTCAAAATATGGATGAGTACGCCTATGGGTTTGTGACTGAAAACAGTCACTACGGTCCTAGTCGCAACCCTCATGACCCAACTCGGATGACAGGCGGTTCTTCTGGTGGCTCGGTTGCCGCAGTTGCCTCCGGCATGGTGCCATTCTCCCTTGGTTCAGATACAAACGGCTCTATTCGTGTTCCCTCAGCATTTTGCGGCATTTTCGGACTCAAACCCACTTACGGACGCCTGTCTCGTGCTCGCACCTATCCATTTGTGGGAAGTTTAGATCACCTGGGTCCATTTGCCCGTTCCGTCCGCGATATTGCTCTGATCTTTGATCTACTGCAAGGTGCCGACCCAGACGATCCAGTATGTAGTAAACGTCCACCTCAACCCTGTTTGCCAGAGTTAGCGAAGGGGATTGAGGGCTTACGAATTGCGATCGCCGACGATTATTTCGCCAAAAGTGCAGAACCCGAAGCGTTAGAAGCGGTTACCACCGTTGCCCAGGCGCTAAGTGCAACTCAGCATGTCACTATTCCAGAAGCACATCGGGCACGAGCAGCAGCGTTTGTCATTACCGCATCCGAGGGCAGTAACCTGCATCTGCAGGATTTACGACAGCGGCCCCAGGATTTTGATTTTGCCACACGCGATCGCTTTCTGGCAGGGGCATTGATTCCAGCAGGTTGGTATCTGCAGGCGCAAAAGTTTCGTTCCTGGTATCGAGATCGCGTGCGGGAACTGTTTACTCAAGTGGATATTATCCTGGCACCCACCACGCCTTGTGTTGCACCCTTGATCGGGCAAAAAACACTCGTACTGGATGGGGTAGAAGTGCTGCTCCGTCCGAATATTGGCTTATTTACTCAACCGCTCTCGTTCATTGGGCTGCCGATCATCAATGTCCCAGTGCAGCGTCTGGGAAAACTACCGCTGGGTGTGCAGGTGATTGCAGCGCCTTACAATGAGGCGCTGGTGTTAAGAGTAGCGGCGTATTTGGAGACAACAGGGATTGTATCAGCTCCAGTGCCCTTAAACTCAGGCAAAAGCTCGGCGTAA
- a CDS encoding glycolate oxidase, subunit GlcD (IMG reference gene:2510096946~PFAM: FAD binding domain; FAD linked oxidases, C-terminal domain~TIGRFAM: glycolate oxidase, subunit GlcD), with protein sequence MLAPERETTRDWQPLIQQFEAVVGNTNVVRRKEELLVYECDGLTSYRNRPAVVVLPLTTEEVAGVIKICAQAQVPFVARGSGTGLSGGALPVDDSVLIVTSRMKQILDIDLENQRVVVQPGVINNWVTQAVSGAGFFYAPDPSSQIICSIGGNVAENSGGVHCLKYGVTTNHVLGLKLVLPDGSTVDVGGTVPEMPGYDLTGLFVGSEGTLGIATEITLRLVKVPEAIQVLLADFTSVEAAGATVSDIISAGIIPGGMEMMDNMSINAVEDVVATNCYPRDAAAILLVEVDGLEVEAEENTKRIKAICYQNGARNVRVATDPDERLTLWKGRKAAFAAMGRIAPDYYVQDGVIPRTKLEYVLQEIEQLGRKFGYQVANVFHAGDGNLHPLILYDNAVSGALETVEELGGEILKLCVKAGGSISGEHGIGADKRCYMPEMFTPADLETMQWVRQAFDPQNIANPGKLFPSPRTCGEAAKASSSPPFKGIERF encoded by the coding sequence ATGCTGGCTCCAGAACGAGAGACAACGCGCGACTGGCAACCATTGATTCAGCAGTTTGAGGCAGTCGTCGGCAACACTAATGTGGTTCGTCGCAAAGAAGAGTTATTGGTCTACGAGTGTGATGGTTTGACCAGCTATCGCAACCGTCCTGCCGTGGTTGTCTTACCGCTTACTACCGAAGAGGTGGCAGGTGTTATCAAAATTTGCGCTCAAGCCCAGGTGCCCTTTGTGGCGCGTGGCTCCGGAACAGGCTTATCCGGCGGGGCGCTGCCTGTGGATGATAGCGTTCTCATCGTTACTAGCCGGATGAAACAGATTCTCGACATTGACCTGGAAAATCAGCGAGTTGTTGTACAACCCGGTGTAATCAATAACTGGGTAACACAAGCAGTGAGCGGCGCTGGCTTTTTTTATGCACCTGATCCTTCCAGCCAAATCATTTGCTCCATCGGCGGCAATGTGGCAGAAAATTCTGGCGGAGTGCATTGCTTGAAATATGGCGTAACCACTAACCACGTGCTAGGACTAAAACTTGTCTTACCGGATGGATCAACTGTGGATGTGGGTGGTACTGTTCCTGAAATGCCAGGATATGATTTGACCGGATTGTTTGTAGGGTCTGAAGGTACGTTGGGCATTGCTACCGAAATTACTTTACGCCTGGTGAAAGTTCCCGAGGCGATTCAGGTACTGCTGGCAGACTTCACCAGTGTGGAAGCAGCGGGTGCAACTGTGTCGGATATCATCAGTGCTGGCATCATTCCTGGCGGCATGGAAATGATGGATAACATGAGCATCAACGCCGTTGAGGACGTGGTGGCAACAAATTGCTATCCCCGAGATGCGGCTGCCATTTTGCTGGTAGAAGTAGATGGACTGGAAGTGGAAGCCGAGGAGAATACGAAGCGGATCAAGGCAATTTGCTATCAGAATGGAGCACGCAACGTTCGGGTGGCAACAGATCCTGATGAACGTTTAACCCTCTGGAAAGGAAGAAAAGCAGCGTTTGCTGCGATGGGGAGAATAGCTCCTGACTATTATGTGCAAGATGGAGTAATTCCCCGCACCAAGCTGGAATATGTCCTGCAAGAAATTGAACAATTGGGGCGAAAATTTGGTTATCAGGTTGCTAATGTCTTTCATGCTGGCGATGGGAATTTGCATCCCTTAATTCTTTACGACAATGCGGTTTCTGGTGCATTAGAAACTGTAGAAGAATTGGGTGGAGAGATTTTGAAACTCTGTGTAAAAGCTGGTGGCAGCATCTCAGGTGAGCATGGAATTGGAGCTGATAAACGTTGCTATATGCCAGAAATGTTCACTCCTGCAGATTTGGAGACCATGCAGTGGGTACGGCAAGCATTTGATCCCCAAAACATTGCAAACCCTGGCAAATTATTCCCATCCCCACGCACCTGTGGTGAAGCAGCGAAGGCGAGTTCATCGCCTCCCTTTAAAGGGATAGAACGATTCTAG
- a CDS encoding ABC-type multidrug transport system, permease component (IMG reference gene:2510096940~PFAM: ABC-2 type transporter~TIGRFAM: ABC transporter efflux protein, DrrB family), whose protein sequence is MSTTITPSQLDKKLVGQTAVSSSAIADFLQETAALTRRLFIQLQRRPSTLVAGIIQPLMWLILFGALFQNAPEGLFGSGINYGRFIGAGIIVFTAFGGALNAGLPVMFDREFGFLNRLLVAPLVSRYSIVMASAIFITTLSLIQTVAIIVMSAFLGAGLPNASGLALVTFIVLLLVLGVTALSLGLAFSLPGHIELIAVIFVTNLPLLFASTALVPLAFMPAWLQWVASLNPLSYAIEPIRYVYLHNDWSFSSVVMQAPFGEVTLGVALLVLVGFCAIALLSIQPRLRRAFA, encoded by the coding sequence ATGAGTACAACCATTACCCCATCTCAACTAGACAAGAAATTAGTCGGGCAAACGGCTGTTTCTTCCAGCGCGATCGCAGATTTCTTGCAGGAAACAGCCGCCCTAACTCGGCGATTGTTTATTCAGCTTCAGCGTCGCCCGTCTACCCTAGTGGCTGGCATTATTCAACCCTTGATGTGGTTGATTTTGTTTGGAGCCTTGTTTCAAAATGCACCCGAAGGGCTGTTTGGCAGCGGTATTAACTACGGTCGATTTATTGGTGCTGGGATCATCGTATTTACGGCGTTCGGTGGTGCCTTGAATGCCGGATTACCCGTCATGTTTGATCGCGAATTTGGCTTTTTGAATCGCCTGCTGGTCGCGCCTCTGGTCTCCCGTTATTCGATTGTGATGGCATCAGCCATTTTCATTACCACCCTAAGTTTGATTCAAACCGTGGCGATCATCGTAATGAGTGCCTTTCTGGGGGCTGGATTACCGAATGCATCCGGGCTGGCGCTGGTAACGTTTATTGTCTTGTTGCTGGTATTAGGGGTCACTGCTCTTAGCTTGGGATTGGCGTTTTCCCTGCCTGGACACATTGAGTTAATTGCGGTCATTTTCGTGACCAATCTTCCCTTGCTGTTTGCCAGCACTGCGCTGGTTCCGCTAGCCTTTATGCCAGCTTGGCTGCAATGGGTTGCTAGCTTGAATCCACTTAGCTATGCGATCGAGCCGATTCGTTACGTTTACCTGCACAATGACTGGTCGTTTAGCAGCGTTGTGATGCAGGCTCCCTTCGGCGAAGTCACGCTGGGAGTAGCCTTGTTGGTATTGGTTGGATTTTGTGCGATCGCCCTTCTCAGCATCCAACCCCGGTTACGCCGAGCTTTTGCCTGA
- a CDS encoding hypothetical protein (IMG reference gene:2510096941~manually curated~non-canonical start codon), whose translation MNLSQIYGSNIRRRPSMHLGKPSISNLRSFLAGYIFARRELEQPQTDGENEFSEFQTWLKSKYGISSDQYWNKITLLFSEDENSALTTFFKVFDEFSTLGSQMVSPAKVTR comes from the coding sequence ATCAACCTATCTCAAATATACGGATCAAATATACGGAGAAGACCATCCATGCATCTTGGAAAACCCTCAATCAGTAACTTGCGCTCCTTTTTAGCAGGTTATATTTTTGCCCGCCGCGAATTAGAACAGCCTCAAACTGATGGGGAAAACGAGTTTTCAGAGTTTCAGACCTGGCTTAAATCAAAGTATGGAATTTCATCCGACCAATACTGGAACAAGATCACTTTGCTTTTCTCTGAAGATGAAAACAGTGCATTAACTACTTTCTTCAAAGTATTTGACGAATTTTCAACTCTTGGTTCGCAGATGGTTTCGCCAGCAAAAGTTACTAGATGA